In Canis lupus dingo isolate Sandy chromosome 27, ASM325472v2, whole genome shotgun sequence, one genomic interval encodes:
- the LOC112665489 gene encoding cationic amino acid transporter 3-like, which translates to MLYEALCRFGRKLVHKRPLDQEIYEFQFGKCMSTLDLVALGVGRTVGAGIYILAGDVARDKAGPATVICFLVAGVTSVLAGLCYAEFGARVPHSGSAYLYTYITIGEVWAFITGWNLILSLVADAVIVIQTWTLIFDNLYRNWISQTLHESISQHVPQVFADNVGFLAVILVFLLIEFNNMMIRPFFIVFKVFTLVKVLVLSFVIISGFMKGDLHNWKLTEEDHIKPGLNDTSSLGLLGSGGFVPFGFQGILHGSATCFYLLIGFSIIVTRVKETQNHKRSIPMGIVISLLICFLLYFGVSVALTLMVPYYKLRPGSTLPEVFLHIGWAPAYYAVTIAFICSISVIFWGIMYFIHQVIHMMANDGLLYPVLARIHTGTYAPIIANVIFGIIAAIMLFFRLTDLVNLRSVGALLAYSLVAFSVLILRYQPEKKNGGNEAQVQEEDRPAAEKLALQTLFFPGSPTPTPLSGHIASVCSSLLALLLTLLCLVLARWPSLLSGDPVWITVVVLLLVLIIGITGIIWRQPQSPPPLHFQVPALPLLPLLSIFLNVYLMMQMIAGTWSLFGVWMLIGFAIYFSYGIQHSLTP; encoded by the coding sequence ATGCTGTATGAGGCACTTTGCAGATTTGGTCGAAAACTGGTACACAAACGTCCACTGGATCAAGAAATATATGAGTTCCAATTTGGCAAATGTATGAGCACTCTGGATTTAGTGGCCCTGGGTGTCGGCCGCACAGTGGGTGCAGGTATATATATCCTGGCTGGCGATGTCGCTAGAGATAAAGCAGGACCAGCCACTGTGATCTGCTTTTTAGTGGCTGGTGTAACTTCTGTGTTGGCTGGGCTCTGCTATGCAGAGTTTGGTGCCCGGGTTCCCCACTCTGGCTCTGCATATCTCTACACCTATATCACTATAGGAGAAGTCTGGGCTTTCATCACTGGCTGGAACCTCATCCTCTCCCTTGTTGCTGATGCAGTCATTGTTATCCAGACCTGGACGTTAATTTTTGACAACCTGTATAGGAACTGGATCTCTCAAACCCTGCATGAGAGCATCTCACAGCATGTTCCTCAGGTTTTTGCAGATAATGTAGGCTTCTTGGCTGTGATCCTTGTATTTTTGCTCATAGAATTTAACAATATGATGATTCGTCCATTCTTCATAGTTTTCAAAGTGTTCACTTTGGTGAAAGTTTTGGTTCTCAGTTTTGTCATCATCTCTGGCTTCATGAAGGGGGACCTGCACAACTGGAAGCTCACAGAAGAGGACCACATAAAGCCTGGACTCAATGATACCTCTAGCTTGGGCCTTCTGGGCTCTGGAGGATTCGTGCCATTTGGCTTCCAGGGGATTCTCCATGGATCAGCTACATGCTTCTATTTACTTATAGGTTTCAGCATTATTGTTACCAGAGTCAAAGAGACACAGAATCACAAGCGTTCCATCCCCATGGGCATTGTGATTTCACTGCTCATCTgctttttgttgtattttggtGTCTCTGTGGCACTTACGCTTATGGTGCCTTACTATAAGCTCCGACCTGGGAGCACCTTGCCTGAGGTATTTCTCCATATTGGCTGGGCCCCTGCCTACTATGCTGTAACTATTGCATTTATCTGTAGTATTTCTGTCATCTTCTGGGGTATTATGTACTTCATCCATCAGGTGATACACATGATGGCAAACGATGGCCTCCTGTACCCTGTCCTTGCCAGGATCCATACCGGCACATATGCCCCCATCATAGCCAATGTGATCTTTGGCATTATTGCAGCAATCATGCTATTTTTTAGACTCACTGATCTTGTTAACCTCAGGTCAGTTGGGGCCCTGCTAGCTTACTCCCTGGTAGCTTTTTCTGTTCTCATCCTCAGATATCAGCCTGAGAAGAAGAATGGGGGAAATGAAGCACAGGTGCAAGAGGAGGACAGACCTGCAGCAGAGAAGCTGGCTCTACAAACACTATTTTTTCcaggcagccccacccccactccactctCTGGCCATATTGCCTCTGTTTGCTCCTCACTGCTTGCTCTCCTGCTGACTCTTCTCTGTCTAGTGCTGGCCCGGTGGCCAAGTCTGCTTTCTGGAGACCCAGTGTGGATCACAGTGGTTGTGCTGCTCCTGGTGCTTATCATTGGGATCACCGGAATAATCTGGAGACAGCCAcagagcccccctccccttcaCTTTCAGGTAcctgctctgcctctcctcccactcctgagCATCTTTCTGAATGTTTACCTTATGATGCAGATGATAGCTGGCACCTGGTCTCTATTTGGTGTCTGGATGCTGATTGGGTTTGCTATCTACTTCAGCTATGGGATCCAGCACAGCCTGACTCCTTAA